The stretch of DNA tgctcactttaagctacaacttattgcatacacgtttatcaatcatataacgattaacaataagcattaacagtatcaacatgtatcaatgatcatgtaaggatacccttaaaccatgttacaagtgcctaattacacttataaacatcaacaacaattgctgtcacagaggccttcgctaagcgagggcttagcgagacatggcgaacctcaccaggaagtcacctgctcatggcgagctttggcgagcttcagcgaacatgttcgctacagcgaactcctggtcgcttagcgaactataccagaaaaatatctgttcttgagtttctctaaggcggtttaacattgaatccactcaaaaatccatctagacatgttataaattcttataaacagctaattcaagcatatatggtatctatgaacattaattaacactcacaaacacccacatacatcacacttacaaattcataccaatttcttgcaatttaagcaagtttaacaaaacatgcaaatcattgatcaaacatctacatatacccactttcaactccccaaagttgtttacctcatctaccatgagttcactacacatgttaggatcaaaagaatccattttccattaagaaaatcacccacaaaacccacaagaaaatagagtggaaagagtttgggaatggaggaatcgacatcctcccctctttcgaatcactcacgaatatgtaatctaactctcgtaccttagctcgacgaatccacaagcttgctcttctctttctctcccacgagctctccctctccctcatgagctcctcctcttgctctttctcaagaattgcaacttatgagactattcattggtttgacttggctacttatagaGCTCCCATTGTTCTCATGGatccaagcccacttggcttagacccaataaccacttacacgccccaaggcccaaacaacataacttctcgctcaatAACTTACGTTtgcgctaaatgattattcgccgcttaataatttaattataaatcacgccctcgcgtaataaaataattaaacaacgaatactaaattttgggtcgttacatacagacctacaaagcgcgattggtttctaaaggtttcaaacaaattcatggggtagactatgatgaaacattttcaccagttgcgatgatcaaatccattcgaatcttacttgccatcgctgcatactatgattatgaaatctggcagatggatgtaaaaactgccttccttaatgggagtctccttgaggatgtgtatatgacacaacctgaaggcttttgcattccaggagaagccaaaaagatatgcaaattacagcgatcaatctacggattgaagcaagcttccagaagttggaatcttcgttttgatgaaattgtaaaacagtacggattcattcaaaatgaagatgagccttgtgtttacaagaaggttagtgggagcatagtcgcattcctagtattatatgtagatgacatattactaataggaaacgacatccctaccttgcaacaaattaaaacttggttagggaattgcttttctatgaaagatctgggtgaagcagcctatatattaggaataagaatctatagagatagatcacaaaaactgcttggcctaagccagagtacatacatagataaagtgttaagacgctttaatatgcatgattccaagaaaggattcattcctatgcaacatggcctatgtctttcaaagacacagtctccttcatctaaggaagaaagggaccgcatgagtaagatcccttatgcatcggctataggatctatcatgtatgccatgatatgtactcgaccagatgtttcatatgccttaagcgcaacaagtcgttatcagtctgatcctggtgaggctcattgggtggctgtcaagaacatccttaaatacttaaggaggactaaagactcattcctaatatatggaggccaagaagagctaaatgtaattggttacactgatgctagcttccaaatagatagggatgactttaggtcgcaatcaggctatgtgttttgcataaatggtggcgctgtgagctggaagagttcaaagcaagatacagttgctgattctacaaccgaagctgagtacatcgctgcatcaaatgcagcaaaggaagctgtttggataaagaagttcattactgaacttggcatattccctagcattgtggatcccattgaattattttgtgacaacaatggtgcaatcgcacaagctaaggaaccaagatctcaccaaaagtccaaacacatactcaggcgctatcatcttattcgagaaataattgatagaggagatgtgaaaatatgcagagtaccaacacttgacaatgctgctgatccacttacaaagcctcttgctcagccgaagcatgagggccacactaggggcataggtattaggagtatgcctgattggctctagtgctagtgggagattgttggtgtaagccctagaggccaattatttataattgcatgatacttgtattggataatttacttattaaataaaggctttttctttattatgtttatgtgttaaataataatagagtccctagaatagtaagttcattgaatggaacgttaagtgtgacttaatcgtgagattccattaaatataagaacactattcttaaacatatccatagtcaagctttattgtgaaatgggataacgttaaagcataaagactattatgttggtagactgatgatcatatctcactgatcatggataatgagttatcaagtcttcacatagatataaatgttaagggtaactttatatcggattgacccaccatgagaatactacatagagtgttatgaaatgtcataagttttctcatagtgataaaaggtgtatccCACCCTTCGACCTAAAACCAgcatgtaccctagatgcaggagtgtaataccttgttgccattcaaacgttatccgtaactggataattataaagttggttgatgggtatcccacgaatcatgctgagggacatgagtgacctagatggaatttgtccctcctacataacgggagatatgtctatgggcccaatattgaactagacaaggatgacatactatgccttgtgttcaatatagacatgagggcaaaagggtaattgtgcacaagatatttatcacggaaaggttagtcagatcacgtgacattcctgtgacttgggtaacagtgatgtgttgctagataccgctcactgtttataatattacgattaatattattgccaacgtcataagaacctacagggtcacacacataaggacagttaagaaggaaaaaataagtaagacttattgcgggggtgcagttagtgacaaacggttattgggcttgagaagcccaatttcgtgtaaactaaagacctcataagaaactctataaatagagccttatgaagttcagtagTTATGTTTTTAACAAACCCTAACCGAATTTAgagaaattctgaatttctctaaaccctaaaccgcacaaaattccctcagccttcatccaagaacagctagcactgtgagatcgaaggttcctgttcctgtggactaagtggaggtgctgcaagtgcggtgcttgtgatcaagaaaggcggccacaaatttgttcttcaaaggtaatattctagacctgatcatgctcattcacaagaatccattgatgggaaattttaattttaaaattccgctgcgtttataaaagtgtttatgAATCGATTTCCCAACAATTGCTCCTTATACAGGCCATAGCTGGCATTGACCTAAATTGGTATGATGCTCATGCAACCTTCTACGGTGATCCTTCTAGAGCTGGAACCATGCGTAAGTTCTAAAATTAAACTTCGATTTTTTACTTTATAACATTTTAGATGATACAAATCGTTTATACGTAATTTATTCTCTCAACAATAAAGAACAATGAATctcaattattttgtttgtctAATATTCTTCACCcacatgcaattataaataaaatcatatttcaatAATGGACTTgcaattattttgtttgtgGTTATGGTGATCTGTACAAACAAGGATATGGACTTGCAAACACAGCACTAAGCACAGCTCTATTCAATAATGGAGCTACTTGTGGTGCTTGTTTTCAGTTATTTTGTGTCAACGATCCCCAATGGTGCATAAAGGGCGCAAAGCCAATCACAGTAACCGCAACAAATTTTTGTCCTCCAAATTCCGCCCAGCCCGGTGCTTGTAACCCACCACTAAAACACTTTGACTTAAGTTATAAAATGTTCACTTCTATTGCCTACGAAAAAGGCGGTATCATACCCGTTAAATATCGACGTGTTTCATGTGTGAAACAAGGGGGTGTTAGGTTTGAGATCAAcgaaaaccctaatttcttgtttgttttggtgttcAATGTTGCCAATGCTGGTGATGTTTCTCGTGTTAGTGTCAAAGGGTCTAAGACTGGATGGATTCCCATGAAGCGCAATTTTGGACAAAAGTGGAATACTGGAGTGAATTTGGTAGGACAAGCTTTGTCATTTCAAGTTACTACAAGTGATGGAAAAACTTTGGAGTTTTATTCAGTTTCTCCTTACAACTGGCAATTTGGACAGACTTATCAGAGCCAGggtaatttttagataaaatttaACTCATAAATATATCaagtcaaaaaattattaggaGAATTGAGTTAAGAGACAATAATTATTGTGAGTATCATGTTATTTCAATTCTAGCattttgatgaaataaaagtctacggtttataatttttaaaatggtttTCTTGTACACCTTTTCGTTgtataatttatgtttaaatgATATTTCCAAATCCACTTAGAATTCTAGTTTGTTTTtgccatttatatatataaaaaaatactaatttgtttttttggtcaatatttttagacttatataaatgacatttttcacAAGTGAATTGTATATAGACTTATAAAAAACTTACATATTGTGAAATTCTATATACAATTCATTTGTTAAAAAAGCTATTTAATACATTCAAGAcaaatttagttattatatatatacatgtgagTGTATGCGCGCGCATACACTTTTTTATggtatatatattcattaatatTGTACGTAATAGAGTATAGTTGTCGATATTTGGGGcatttatctattattaaagCTTGCGCGTCAGTGACAGAGTTGTTCAATGAATCAACCTTATTATCTCATTGTTTCTCGTATTTCATCGCTATCACGTATAAAAACTGTGGAATATGATTCATTTTCTCCTTATCAAGTTCCGGAGATGAATCCACTCTCATTCAACTCGAAACTCCGAATTATCTATAACTTCCTTCATGGTACAATAATACGTGGAACAAACCCTAACCCCGTTAAAACTTTTGCTCCAAATAAGCCCATACCACTTTTCGCATGGATAATTTTTCCTAACTTAGAAAATTAATACCTCTCTGGACACCCTTATTTGAACCCCACCAAAAAGAATTCATcatcctctccaatttttcaCCGAGGGATGACGGTAGCAAAAATGTGCTCATATAGTAAGTTGGAATAGCTTGAGTCACAAATTTCACAAACAAATGACAAGTATCACTAAAACTCACATAACATTTTTCACATGCTCcattaaatttttctttctatagGCAGAGTGACAAATACCACTGAAACTTGCATACACAATTGCAAAGTTTCGAGTTTGACCTTGGATGAAAGTAGCAccgtttgaaacatttttttgagatttcatattatagaagaaggaaaaattacaCTCACAACCCCTGAAATCTATTTAAATGATATCGACAACTCCCTCTAGTTTTATAAACTTACACTAATCTCCCTTtaattcatatcaaatacacaAATACCTCCCTTTCTCATTAACGATGTTCATTTTCTGTTAACtgttttcatagttttttttttataagaaacttttttCATAGTTGATCGTTGTTAAATGTTGAACATGTCACCCCAATTTACAATCAAATTAGTTTTATCATTAGTATTATGTTGACGACAGCCAATTATGTGATTATCGTTTCAAATAAgttgttgttatatgttttatttatagtCAATTAGCTCTATATCGTCTTTATACCaacaaaatgtaacaaaaagaaagagaaagggaATTTGGTTCGAGAAAACTAAGAGGTTGATGGGACATAAGATGAAATGGTGATGAAGTCATTTTATAGAATCTTAAGCAAAAATGAGTTGACTTTATTGTGGTGTTTGCCCTCTTTTAGGCCTGGTTTGTTTCAGACTttctagcaaaaaaaaaaaaatcaattttttttaattttacttgtgtttgttttagattttttcaaaaatcattttagtaaaaagaaaatcattttttcctacaaaatgaaaagctatttcCAATAGCTTTTttcaaaatctattattttgaaaatcattttctgAGAATTTATCCTATATATGCAAATGTTAATTCTTTAATGAAtttatcttctttattttttggacAATTGACTTTTTATTAGTCTTGAGAGTTGACTATTATTTTTAGTCGTCTCGAGAATTgactttatttctttatttgtcttgagaattgaaatatatccttttatatttattttgatttccttTAAATACCATCATTTATTCACCACTCTAACATGCAAATATTCCACAACCCTTTTTTGTGTCTTTGACGTACCTCAGTCATGGCTATGTCTCACTCTTTCATTCCTCTGGTCTTTTTCATATTGCTACTTATACAGGCCATAGCTGGCATTGACCTAAATTGGTATGATGCTCATGCAACCTTCTACGGTGGTCCTTCAGGAGCTGGAACCATGCGTAAGTTCTAAAATTAAACTTCGATTTTTTACTTTATAACATTTTAGATGATACAAATCGTTTATACGTAATTTATTCTCTCAACAATAAAGAACAATGAATctcaattattttgtttgtctAATATTCTTCACCcacatgcaattataaataaaatcatatttcaattttttaatatcatatGGTATGCGTTAGATGAAGTTCAGATGACTAAtccttattatttattatatatacatgaattaaGAATAAATGAGCAACAAATCGTGCCGCTAATCCTTTCTTGTATTTGTGCAGAGGGGGCTTGTGGTTATGGTGATCTGTACAAACAAGGATATGGACTTGCAAACACAGCACTAAGCACAACTCTATTCAATAATGGAGCTACTTGTGGTGCTTGTTTTCAGTTATTTTGTGTCAACGATCCCCAATGGTGCATAAAGGGCGCAAAGCCAATCACAGTAACCGCAACAAATTTTTGTCCTCCAAATTCCGCCCAGCCCGGTGCTTGTAACCCACCACTAAAACACTTTGACTTAAGTTATAAAATGTTCACTTCTATTGCCTACGAAAAAGGCGGTATCATACCCGTTAAATATCGACGTGTTTCATGTGTGAAACAAGGGGGTGTTAGGTTTGAGATCAAcggaaaccctaatttcttgtttgttttggtgttcAATGTTGCCAATGCTGGTGATGTTTCTCGTGTTAGTGTCAAAGGGTCTAAGACTGGATGGATTCCCATGAAGCGCAATTTTGGACAAAAGTGGAATACTGGAGTGAATTTGGTAGGACAAGCTTTGTCATTTCAAGTTACTACAAGTGATGGAAAAACTTTGGAGTTTTATTCAGTTTCTCCTTACAACTGGCAATTTGGACAGACTTATCAGAGCCAGggtaatttttagataaaatttaACTCATAAATATATCaagtcaaaaaattattaggaGAATTGAGTTAAGAGACAATAATTATTGTGAGTATCATGTTATTTCAATTCTAGCattttgatgaaataaaagtctacggtttataatttttaaaatggtttTCTTGTACACCTTTTCGTTgtataatttatgtttaaatgATATTTCCAAATCCACTTAGAATTCTAGTTTGTTTTtgccatttatatatataaaaaaatactaatttgtttttttggtcaatatttttagacttatataaatgacatttttcacAAGTGAATTGTATATAGACTTATAAAAAACTTACATATTGTGAAATTCTATATACAATTCATTTGTTAAAAAAGCTATTTAATACATTCAAGAcaaatttagttattatatatatacatgtgagTGTATGCGCGCGCATACACTTTTTTATggtatatatattcattaatatTGTACGTAATAGAGTATAGTTGTCGATATTTGGGGcatttatctattattaaagCTTGCGCGTCAGTGACAGAGTTGTTCAATGAATCAACCTTATTATCTCATTGTTTCTCGTATTTCATCGCTATCACGTATAAAAACTGTGGAATATGATTCATTTTCTCCTTATCAAGTTCCGGAGATGAATCCACTCTCATTCAACTCGAAACTCCGAATTATCTATAACTTCCTTCATGGTACAATAATACGTGGAACAAACCCTAACCCCGTTAAAACTTTTGCTCCAAATAAGCCCATACCACTTTTCGCATGGATAATTTTTCCTAACTTAGAAAATTAATACCTCTCCGGACACCCTTATTTGAACCCCGCCAAAAAGAATTCATcatcctctccaatttttcaCCGAGGGATGACGGTAGCAAAAATGTGCTCATATAGTAAGTTGGAATAGCTTGAGTCACAAATTTCACAAACAAATGACAAGTATCACTAAAACTCACATAACATTTTTCACATGCTCcattaaatttttctttctatagGCAGAGTGACAAATACCACTGAAACTTGCATACACAATTGCAAAGTTTCGAGTTTGACCTTGGATGAAAGTAGCAccgtttgaaacatttttttgagatttcatattatag from Trifolium pratense cultivar HEN17-A07 linkage group LG5, ARS_RC_1.1, whole genome shotgun sequence encodes:
- the LOC123886875 gene encoding expansin-A23-like, with the translated sequence MYPRCRSAIAGIDLNWYDAHATFYGDPSRAGTMRYGLANTALSTALFNNGATCGACFQLFCVNDPQWCIKGAKPITVTATNFCPPNSAQPGACNPPLKHFDLSYKMFTSIAYEKGGIIPVKYRRVSCVKQGGVRFEINENPNFLFVLVFNVANAGDVSRVSVKGSKTGWIPMKRNFGQKWNTGVNLVGQALSFQVTTSDGKTLEFYSVSPYNWQFGQTYQSQGNF
- the LOC123885756 gene encoding expansin-A23-like, with the translated sequence MAMSHSFIPLVFFILLLIQAIAGIDLNWYDAHATFYGGPSGAGTMQGACGYGDLYKQGYGLANTALSTTLFNNGATCGACFQLFCVNDPQWCIKGAKPITVTATNFCPPNSAQPGACNPPLKHFDLSYKMFTSIAYEKGGIIPVKYRRVSCVKQGGVRFEINGNPNFLFVLVFNVANAGDVSRVSVKGSKTGWIPMKRNFGQKWNTGVNLVGQALSFQVTTSDGKTLEFYSVSPYNWQFGQTYQSQGNF